ACGGCACGATCAATCGACCGCATCCACCCGGCAGCGACCCATTCATCCAGAATGTCCAGCAGTTCCGCTGATGGACGCCTCGAAGTCAGATTGATCGGCGCCGAGTCCGAAGGCTGATCCAGATCGAATGCCATCTGCTTCGCATAAGGGCGGTTCATGCCCATGCCTCCATACGAACCGGATGAGCGCCATTCGGGGAAACGTCATCCATCAGCAGCGCATCCATCGCAGCGATCACGGTCGGATTCGCCGGCGAGAAGTACACACCCTGCCCCGGGCTGTCGATACCACGAACGAACAGATACAGCGCTCCGCCGAGATGGACGGCCGGGTCGTAATTGGGCAGACGATCCTGCAAGTGTCGATGCAAGGCGGTTAGATACAACACCATCTGCAGGTCGTAGCGGGCGGCCAGCATGGCGTCAACCAAATGCTCTGGCGCATAGTCTTCCGGTGAATCGCCCAACCAGTTCGACTTGTAATCGAGTATGTAAAACCGACCATCGGCTTCGAATACCAAGTCCATAAATCCCTTGATCTGCCCTTCAAGATATTGGGCGGTGAGCAGCGGTCGCATCTGGCCGGGGTGAACATGCGCGCACAGCAATGCATCAATAGAACTTGTCTGAGTTTGAGCTACAGGCAGCCAGAACTCCTGCTCGATCTGGTATCTCGACACGTCCGCCAATCGTCGAGATGGCGTGGTTACCAAGGACAACGTCAATATCCGAAGCACCAACTCGGCCAGCGTACTTTGCTGATCTTCTGTCAGCGTCGATGCGAGTTGGCGAACCAGGTTCAAACTGAACTCGAAGTTCGCCGACTGGTTGAACCCCGCCTCCCCCGCTCGCTCAAGCAGGCTGTGTAGCAGCGTCCCGAACGTGGTGCCGCGCGGCAGGTGGCTGATGCGTGCGGACAATGATTGCGGATCGAAGCGGTGGGTCTGGGGCAGATCAAGCGACTCCTCGACCGTGCCGGTTTGTGACAGCACATCCCTCAATTGCTCTTGCTTCGCGGTTTCCGGCACGGCGACATCCGATTCATGCAGGGCATGAGTCAAACCACTGAAACTGCTGATTCGCCAATGGCTATCCACCCGTCGTTTGGCCGTTCGCGCAGGGGGTAAACTATCTTCTACAGGGGCAACGAAGCGTGCGTGCGTAATCGATGGGGGCGGCTCGATGGTCACGCCCGCTTGAGCGTCGAGATCAGTCAATGCGGCCTCGAAACTTGCAATAAACTCATCATTTCCCTGAAGCCTCAACACATGCCCCAAGCCGGATTCATGCTGATTGGGCTGCTTGCCCGCGCCGAATTTGACCGGCCCCAGCGCCAAGGTACACGCTGACTCAGCTCGTGTGAGCGCGACATAAATCAGCCTTACGCTCTCGGTCATCTGCGCCTCATGCTCCGCCGCGATGGCTTCGGGGAACTCGCCCAGACTCATACCGCGCCCGGTGCTCGTTCGCCAGGGTGTCGCCGTGCTGTTTTTATTCGCTTCTTTGGGGCGAATCAGGGGCAAGAAGGGCAAATAAACCACAGGATATTGCAGGCCTTTGGCGGAATGGATCGTGATGATGCGCACCAGATGCTCATCCTGCTCCAGTCTGAGCTCATGCTCGGCTTCGTTATCGCTGACGGCCTGCGCATACCGTTGCAGCAGGGCATCCAATCCTGCCAATTGCGCCTGTTCATTCTGCGCCCAATCTGCCAGATGCAAGAGGTTTGTCAGCCGCCGCTCGCCCGAACGATCCGGCAGCGGCGCGGCCAACAATCGGGCCGGAATATGATAGTCATGCATGAGCTGATACACAGCCGCAAGAATGCCCTGATGCCGCGTGATACGCTGGTAGGCCATGAATCTCGATGTATCTTCATCCAGTCGGGCATCGTTACGAACGGCATCGAGTTCGCCCCAATGGCGCGCGAAACTTGACGAACCCAACGCCGCACGAAGCCGGTCCTGACGTTGCGGCTCGGCAATCGCCAACAGCCAGCGGTGAAAATCCGCCGCTTCCTCCGTTGCGAACAGTCGATGCCGGTCAGATAAATACACGCTCTTGATGCCGCGACGAATGAGCGACTGTTGCAGTACCGCGGCCTGATCGCCCGTGGACACCAGAATCGCAATATCCTGCGGGCGCAAGGCTGTCATTGCGCCCTCGGCATCAAAAAATGCACAATCGCCAACCTGCGCCGCATTGAGACTCGAAGTGATGGCCTCGGCGGTATGCTCCGCCATTTGCTCAACAAAATGACCCGCCGCCAGCAGCGAATCGCGCGGCAAAGCCCAACCCGTCAGGGGGGGACACGGCTGCCACTCACCGGCTTCATTGCGCCGTTGCAAACGGCGAGCCTTTCCTCGCGCGCTGACGCGAATGAAGGGCAACGGATTGCCTTCATCCGTTTTATGTCCAAAGGCACCCGATGGCTGGCGGTCTGCGCGCTCGAAGACATAATTCACCGCTGCGACCAGTTCCGGCGTGGAGCGATAATTGGCATCAAGCGTGTAATGCCGACCTTGCGTCGCCTCGCGGGCGGCAAGGTAGCTGAACATGTCCGCGCCCCGAAAACGGTAGATCGATTGCTTCGGATCACCAATCAGAATCATCGTACCCGCTTGTCCCGCAGCCTCGCCATTCCCGCCGATTCGGAACACCCGATCGAAAATGCGGTATTGCAACGGATCGGTATCCTGAAACTCGTCGATCATCGCCACGGGAAATTGCGTGCGGATTGTGTCCGCGAGTTGCTGGCCTTCAGCACCCGTCAATGCGCGATCAAGGTTCAACAGAATATCGTCAAATCCCATTTCGGCATTTTGTTGCAACACCGTATCGATGCGATCACGCACCCAGAATGCGGCGTGGGCCAACAAGCGGATCGCCGACTGCTCACGGCCGTGACGAGCAGCCTCCATCGCAACCGGCCATGCAGAAAAAACCGCCAACGCGGGATGAAACGGTCGTTCAAGTTTCTTGTTGAATTTGGGTTGGGTGAGAAACTTGAATACATCAATTGGCAGCGGCTCGCCGGTTTGTGCCCACAGATCGAGGCTATCCCAAAGAGTTGAGAAGTCCGTCAATTTGGATAACGTTCTGTGCGAAGTGCCACTCAACGCACTCATAATGGGCAACCAGGCATCCTTCAAAGTCTCAGCATGCTTTGACCAAGCCTGTCGTGCATCTTGCTCCGCTTGCTGGGCTTGAGTATCCAGTTCGGCGATGTCGGCCACCATCGCAAAAAAATCAAGTGCCGCAGGATCAACCGGTTTGCCATCCACAAACAGCGGTGCACCATCACGCGACAGCAGCCCGTTGAGCTTTTGAGTCAATGCGGAAGGTCCGCCCAGCAGATTCGCCACGGAAAGCGCCTGAGCAGGTGGCAACGCATAAATATAATGACGCCAATAATCCTGCACAGCCTGATCGACAACCGGTGTCAACGATGTGCGCACCGTCTGTTCGAACAAGGCCCGACTATGGAAAGCATGCTCGTTCAGCATCCGCTGACACCAGCCATGAATCGTGAAAATCGCCGCTTCATCCATCCAGTTGGCTGCCATTTCAAGGCGACGGGCGGCGGCAAGACGTTCTTCTGAAGTTGGAAACGCCGCTCTTAAATCAAGTAAATACGGATCAACCGCAATAGGATCGAGTTCAGAACCGG
This region of Halothiobacillus neapolitanus c2 genomic DNA includes:
- the recB gene encoding exodeoxyribonuclease V subunit beta, which translates into the protein MPLPLNPLTFPFAGSRLIEASAGTGKTFTIALLYVRLVLGHGTEPLMPPQILVTTFTDAAADELRDRIRARLFEAYRIFSEAGSELDPIAVDPYLLDLRAAFPTSEERLAAARRLEMAANWMDEAAIFTIHGWCQRMLNEHAFHSRALFEQTVRTSLTPVVDQAVQDYWRHYIYALPPAQALSVANLLGGPSALTQKLNGLLSRDGAPLFVDGKPVDPAALDFFAMVADIAELDTQAQQAEQDARQAWSKHAETLKDAWLPIMSALSGTSHRTLSKLTDFSTLWDSLDLWAQTGEPLPIDVFKFLTQPKFNKKLERPFHPALAVFSAWPVAMEAARHGREQSAIRLLAHAAFWVRDRIDTVLQQNAEMGFDDILLNLDRALTGAEGQQLADTIRTQFPVAMIDEFQDTDPLQYRIFDRVFRIGGNGEAAGQAGTMILIGDPKQSIYRFRGADMFSYLAAREATQGRHYTLDANYRSTPELVAAVNYVFERADRQPSGAFGHKTDEGNPLPFIRVSARGKARRLQRRNEAGEWQPCPPLTGWALPRDSLLAAGHFVEQMAEHTAEAITSSLNAAQVGDCAFFDAEGAMTALRPQDIAILVSTGDQAAVLQQSLIRRGIKSVYLSDRHRLFATEEAADFHRWLLAIAEPQRQDRLRAALGSSSFARHWGELDAVRNDARLDEDTSRFMAYQRITRHQGILAAVYQLMHDYHIPARLLAAPLPDRSGERRLTNLLHLADWAQNEQAQLAGLDALLQRYAQAVSDNEAEHELRLEQDEHLVRIITIHSAKGLQYPVVYLPFLPLIRPKEANKNSTATPWRTSTGRGMSLGEFPEAIAAEHEAQMTESVRLIYVALTRAESACTLALGPVKFGAGKQPNQHESGLGHVLRLQGNDEFIASFEAALTDLDAQAGVTIEPPPSITHARFVAPVEDSLPPARTAKRRVDSHWRISSFSGLTHALHESDVAVPETAKQEQLRDVLSQTGTVEESLDLPQTHRFDPQSLSARISHLPRGTTFGTLLHSLLERAGEAGFNQSANFEFSLNLVRQLASTLTEDQQSTLAELVLRILTLSLVTTPSRRLADVSRYQIEQEFWLPVAQTQTSSIDALLCAHVHPGQMRPLLTAQYLEGQIKGFMDLVFEADGRFYILDYKSNWLGDSPEDYAPEHLVDAMLAARYDLQMVLYLTALHRHLQDRLPNYDPAVHLGGALYLFVRGIDSPGQGVYFSPANPTVIAAMDALLMDDVSPNGAHPVRMEAWA